The nucleotide window GCACAAGAGCAATTGCTAAGCTTGTTGGGGTATCAAGAAACACTGTAAAGAAAGCTCTTAAAGCTGATTTTTATCCTCTTCTAATGTGCCATATCCCAGGCCAGGATATCATAGTAAATTGCAGGGACACCTGCTTCTTTAGCTACATCCGCTATGTATCTCTGAAGTAGTAGATATTCCTCTGGTTTTTTAATAAAATTCATTGTTGCATTAGATGGTATCTTGGGATTAGTAATAAGCCTTCTCAATCCAACTATAGAGTAGTGATCAAGGGGAACATGGAGTAAACGAATCAATCTTTGTTTAAAATCCTCATCAAGATTTAAAAGACAAGGCAGTTTCTTAAGTACAAGATTGCACAGCTTTGAGGCAATCCCAAAACCCAGTTCTGAGCTCATTATCTTAAGCCATTCTAAACGTAGATTATCAGTCGACTCAAGAACAAATATCTCATATTCATCTTCTGTATTGATTGTTTGGAGTCTTTCCATAGCCCCTGTTATCCACTTTGTGCCCCATTCTCTGAATACAACGGAAGGCTTCTTCGGGAGCTTTCGAAAAGCACGAAAGGTATTTCCCGAAACCCCTTCTCTTACAACACTTTCGATATTTGGAATTCTCTTAGAAAAGAAATCATTAGCCCTTATCCGAGTTTTTTCTGAACGAAGATATTCTATCAATTCATCTCTGCTGTTAAATTCATAAGGAGCCTTTGCCATAGTATTCCCCCTTTATTAAGTTGTATTAGTCAAAACTTGGTCTTCCGATATTTTGGCTTTCACATCTTTTTTCTTGAAGTATAACCCATCTTTTTTTTCTCTTGGCAAGATGAACAGTACCTCGTTCCGTTCTATTATATCGTTCCGTTCTATTATATTTGACTGATATAAATTGTTCATAGTATAATATTTATATAGTGAATAATCTTGGACTTGAAAACGACGGCTTTTCACCTCACCAGATTTAACCTTCCTTAAATCTTTTCAAATTTATAACTTAAATACAAAAAATCAAAAAGGAGTTTTTTATGAGAAAAATAGGTAGATTTCGTCAAAACTTAACACTGCCAATATCTTCTTTTATCAGAATGGTTAATTATGAAATATATCAATCAATAAAGTCATATCTGCTTAAAATCCATATGGGCTTGGTCTCAACTGATAGTTTTGAACTTGTCGATCTTTTCTCATTTACCCAACCAGGTATATTTTCCCTTCCTAACATAATGGGTTTTGATCTTTTTGAGAATGTAATGTCAAGTGAGCCCTCTATTCTTGGTGTAATCAGATTCAGGCGTGAGAGATATTTTATCTCGTGCACTTCATTTGAGGACAGAGTTGGAAAGATTTATTGCCTCGTCATTTCAGGAGAGATAACAGGTGATTTCAGACCCGCTGACCTTGCTGAGACAATACTTAAGGAAGCTGTTTTAAACTCAGGATATTCAGGTAAGATTTTAAGATTAGTCTATGATTCAGCAAACGATAAGTTAACTTTTAAGATAATTCCTCCACCTGACATCACTCTTGAAGACATATATTTGATTGATAAAACTGATCTGGAAGACTTTGTTGACTCTGTCAGGATTGGTGGTAGCTCATTAAGATATCTTTTCATTGGCGAACCTGGAACAGGAAAAACTGATACAATCAGAGCAATTATTTCTGAATGCAAAAAAATAAGAGAGAATCTTACAATTTTTGTAGTTGATGCTGGATGTGGAGTTTCTCTTGAAGTTGTCTTTGAATTTGCCGAGATTTTCAGACCTGTTCTGGTATGTATCGATGACATTGACCTGCTGGTTGGTTCAAGGGATCGCACTCTCAAAAGAGACGAACTTTCAACAGCACTTCAGGCTCTTGATGGGTTCATAACAAAGGACAATATTTTTCTGATTGCCACCACTAACGACAGATACCTTGTTGACTTTGCCTTAAGAAGACCTGGTAGGTTTGATCTTATAATTGAGTTTGGTTGTCTTGAGGCAGAATTTTACAGTACCCTTGTAATGAGAGAATCCAGAGATGATAGACTTGCAGAAGTATTCAAAGATGAAAGAATACTAAAGCGTCTTTCTTCCTTGAAGGTAACAGGAGCATTTCTTGTAACACTGGTTAAGTATTTAAGCAGAGAAAGATTCAGGAATATAAGATACGAGCCAGAGGCAGTGCTTTCAGCTATCAACAGGCTTTATGGCTCTTTTAAATCAGAAATTAAACATGATAAAGTAGGATTTCAGAATAGCTGAAGGAGGTTAAAAATGAATAAAATTGTATGTTTATTTTTAATCTTATTTTTGCTTTTCAGTAAATTAGCTTTTGCATTCTCTGATATCTCTGGAGAGTACATGATTAAACTTAAAGGAGTTGATGGAGGAATTGAAATTAAAGCAAAGGAAAAGGATAAATTTGAATTTGAACTTAACACAGTTACAGGTGGTTGGTATACCTGTAATGTTGAAGGCGTAGCTACATTTATAGAGAAAAATAGAGCAATTTTCAGAGATGAAGAGGGATGCCTTATTACCTTCACATTTAAAAATAATCAGATTGATTTAAAAACACAGAACTGTTCGATTTATTGTGGACTAAATGGAATTATGGATGGTAAGTATGTCAAAAAATTAAAAAAGAAGGAAAAGGATGAATTTAAAAATAGAAACTGGGTTAAATTCGCAAGTTCAAAAGATAATGTGCTTGAACTGTTCTATGATAAAGATTCTGTTGCTCCATCTGTTGGTGGAAGTGTCTTTATTACAACAAAGCTGGTTGAAAAAGGAAATGAGATTATTATCGCAGACCTATCAGTAAATTGCGGCAGCAGGAATTCACCTCTTGATCTCATCTACATACTCTCAAAGAGAAAAGGTAAATGGGTTGAGGACTCTCCAACAAATCCTGAATTAAAAACCTACACTTCAGTTTACAGAAACAGTGTAGTTATTGAGAGTCTCCATGAAATAGTTTGCAGATAAAAAGGGGCAACAAATGAAAGAGCGTGTTTATTTTACAGAGAAGGAGTTAAGAAAAATTGAAGAGGCAGTCTATGACATTTTAGATGAAGATAAAGAAAATAGCCTGAATGGTGAAATGATACTTGAGGAACTCTTTAGAAAAGGATTTTCTTTTGGAAAATACAGTAAAAATCAATTAAAGCGTATGCTGATTAAATACCTTAAAAATTGGTCAGATTATGAACTTAAAAAATTAAATTCAATTGCACAAAAAGACTTAAAAACAAATTTTAGAATTGACAATTTACTGATACTTCAAGAATTTCTGTTTCTTGCTGTAGATGACCTGACTTTTCGGTTTAATGAGGCATTTGAGTTAGGATTTAAGCTAATAAGAGAAAGAGAGATTAGAAAATTTGTTGAAACCCTTTATCAGGGAATCTTCAATCCTACTCAGGAAGCTCTTGAAAGGACAAAAAAATTTAGAGAGGGAATAGAAGTACTTTTTTCACAGAAAGAACCAAAAGGATTATTGGATAAGTATTTTAAAGAAAAAGACAATTTGGATGATGAAGAATTAACAGAAGAAATTTTTGAGGAACAAATATTTGAAGAGGAGAATCAAGGGGATATAGAAATTACAGACTATCATGTTTTTTCTAACATTGTTGAAAGCCTGATAGACAACAAAAATGAACTCGAAAAGGAAAAAATAAAGCAGATATTTAATGATGCTAAGGTTAATTTCGATAAAATTACAGACCATGAACTCATTTTAGAATTGTTCAATATGGCAAAAGAGGCTGTAGAGAGAGAGATAAATGAGGATGAATACATAGCCCATAAGTTTTACTCAATAGATTTCGATGATATATATAATGACTGTGTAGACATTGATGACCATCAGTCAAAGGATTGCAGGCTCGTCTATCTATTTAATCTGTGGTCTCTTTCCCAGAGACCAATTAAGAAAATGAAGTTGAAAAGGTTTGAATTTTTTGAGTCGAGACTTAAATTTACGGTAACTGAGAAAAATCTAATTGAGTTCATAAAAGAAGAAATCAAGAAAAGAAGAGTTCGGCAAAGAAAGAGTTGAACTTGGATTAATCAATAATTATTCTGACATTTTGGATTATATCTCATTTTACAAATTATGACCTATCACTCTCTATTTTGTAGGATAAATTTTGCCATTAAACTGCATTGGTCCAGATTTAATCTGAAACTACCATTAGAGAGTTATACTAAGTATGTTATATTTTTAAAGCCACAAAAGCTGTATTAATTTCAGCTTTTTCTTTTTTTAACATTAAATTTTGATTGGGAGAAAAATGGAAGATGAGAAAGTTAGATGAGATTTTAAATGAAGCATTCTCCAGGGAACAGAGAAAGGATTTGATAGAACTATTCAGTTTACTGTATGCAGATGATGTGGCTTATGCAGTTGCTGGCGGAGTTGCGGTAGCTTATTGGGTTATTGGTCGTACTGCCACTAAGGGTGATATAGACATTGTTATTGAGGAAGGGCATTTTGAAGATATAGTTAAGTTTTTATACGATAGAGATTGGAGTGTGACCAGTGGCGGAGGTGTAATAACAGGAGGCTTAATCGAAAGATTCTTTATTTCTGGGAAAAGAGGTGGTATAAAGGTTGATGTATTGATAGTTAAAGATGGATTATTTTTTGATAATTGGAGAGAGTGGGTAAAGTGGGAAGGAGTTAATGTTGCAGTTTTAAGACCAATGTGGTTAGTGCAATTTAAGTACGATTCTGGTAGAGATAAAGACAATGAGGATTTAATACAACTTCTAAGAGTGATGAATGACGAGGAAATTAAAAAAACAGAGTACATGGCATTGGAATTTTTTGGAAAGGATGCATGGAAAGAGATTGAACTATTAATAAAAGAGAAAGAGCTACAGTGACTGATATATCGCCATTTCTTGTGATGGTAAAAAATTTCAAATCCAAGCCTTATTCAAAAACATTGCCACAATATATAGAAAGTCTGAGCAGAATAGAGCTGCTGATAATAGATGAAGTTGGATATCTTGAGATAAGCAAGGCATCAGCAGCTTTATTTTTTAAACTCATATCAAAGAGATATGAAAAGACCTCAACAATAATAACAACGAACAAGCCATTTGAAGAGTGGAATGAGATATTTGGAGATGAAGTAATAGCAGCAGCAATACTTGACAGACTTCTTCATCATTGTTATCCCTTTTTTATAACAGGGAAAAGCTACAGGATGAAAGAATTATTTGAGAAAGGGGTGAAAAAAGAATAAAAAATGATACTATATAGGGTGGGTCAAATTTCGTGAAAAAACCCGGGCCAATTTTCATGAAAATTTACACTTGGAAACTTGACCTCATCTAAAAGGGATTGCGACTTTCAGTGTTGAGCTACCATACTTGTCACTGCGAGGGTGGCATTCCACCTGAAGCAGTCTC belongs to Thermodesulfovibrio aggregans and includes:
- a CDS encoding ATP-binding protein translates to MRKIGRFRQNLTLPISSFIRMVNYEIYQSIKSYLLKIHMGLVSTDSFELVDLFSFTQPGIFSLPNIMGFDLFENVMSSEPSILGVIRFRRERYFISCTSFEDRVGKIYCLVISGEITGDFRPADLAETILKEAVLNSGYSGKILRLVYDSANDKLTFKIIPPPDITLEDIYLIDKTDLEDFVDSVRIGGSSLRYLFIGEPGTGKTDTIRAIISECKKIRENLTIFVVDAGCGVSLEVVFEFAEIFRPVLVCIDDIDLLVGSRDRTLKRDELSTALQALDGFITKDNIFLIATTNDRYLVDFALRRPGRFDLIIEFGCLEAEFYSTLVMRESRDDRLAEVFKDERILKRLSSLKVTGAFLVTLVKYLSRERFRNIRYEPEAVLSAINRLYGSFKSEIKHDKVGFQNS
- a CDS encoding ATP-binding protein, whose protein sequence is MTDISPFLVMVKNFKSKPYSKTLPQYIESLSRIELLIIDEVGYLEISKASAALFFKLISKRYEKTSTIITTNKPFEEWNEIFGDEVIAAAILDRLLHHCYPFFITGKSYRMKELFEKGVKKE